The Aspergillus fumigatus Af293 chromosome 3, whole genome shotgun sequence region GAGCGCGTAGACAACATGCAACAAAAGGCATGAGTCCCAGAATGGAAGGCGGTCAGAGCCCACAAGTAGATCGGAGATATCAGATTGGGATGCCGACAACTTTTTTTGGCCTGCATTGGAGGACTTCGCGAAATATATTGaaggtcttctccagcaataACAACCATCATGTCAGCTGCAACAGATAAAGCACGCTTTTACCTGGAGCAGTCGGTACCAGAACTCAAGGAGtttgagaagaaaaaaaTTTTTAGCAAGGTGCGAGTCCTCAACCCGCCATTTCACAAAACATGGCCACTCATAATGCTCGAAATTATTAGGATGAGATTCTATCCATTGTCAAGAGACGTTCGGATTTCGAGCACAAACTGAATGCTCGCGGCGCTCAGCCATCCGACTTTGTGCGATACGCAGAATATGAGATGAATCTTGATGCTCTGCGACGCAAAAGAGTGAAGCGACTAGGTATTCGGTCTGGAGGCCACTCGGGCCAAAGAcggatcttcttcattctcgATCGAGCTACTCGGAAGTTCCATGGCGATCTCGGCCTATGGATTCAGTATATTGAGTATGCCCGTCAGCAGAAGGCGTACAAGAAGCTTACGACAATATTTACGGATGCTTTACGACTTCACCCTACCAGCGTGGACCTATGGATCTATGCAGCACAATACAATCTGGATGATCATGCAGATATGACAATGGCGCGAACCTATATGCAGAGAGGTCTGAGATTTTGCAAGAGCTCAAGGAAACTGTGGCTGCACTATGCGAAACTCGAGTTGATCTACATCGCCAAGCTTGTCGCTCGACAGCGGATATTGGGCTTGGACCAGAAGATTGAAACGACTAACCCGGCTGAAGGGTCTGGATTCGATGACCCTAATGCCGATATGATCGCTTTACCTAAAATTACCGGGGAAGATATCAACCCTAGCgccggagatgaagacggaGTTGATCATGTTGCTCTGGAAAAATTGAACTCGACGCCTGCTTTGAGCGGCGCGGTCCCGCTGGCCGTCTTTGATACAGCGATGAAGAACTTCAACAACGATGACCGCTTCGGCCACGAATTCTACGACATGGTCTCCGAATTCGAAGACCTACCGTGCCTGCGCAAGATCTTGGGACATGTAGTTGAGGTGATGTCGCAGCACAAACCAAACAGCTACCATACGCATATCTGCAACATCAAATACCCAACTGCTGGGATCCGACCGACATCTGCCGAGTTTCCTCGGGCACTGCGTGGATCTCTTGCGCATTTGAAGGAGCACCGGCAAGATCCAAATGTCGCTAAGGAGGTGGTCAGCTGGCTGCAACCATTCCAGAAGATAGAGGACTTGGACCCTGCTTTGCAAAAGGTCATCGCTGCCACCATTCACAATGCCGAGCGGGTCCTTCAGCAGGAGTAGACGTTGCATCTTCGGTTCTTTATTGCAGGCGTTCCTCAGGGTTGTTTAGGGTCCATaagcaaagaaagacgaaGCTTGTCCTCTCTTTCATGGTGTTTAAAAGTTAGCTTCCTATCACTCATCATACTTATTACCCCgtctgttgctcttcttgctgctgtgCAGTTTCTTTGCCTTGATTCTGGCCTCGTTTTCAGCCTTTTTCCTGTTGCAATTGTGAGAACTGTTCAATATCCTGTAGATAATGCATATCAAGGAAGGTGTCCTACAATTTCTGCACTTTTTCCCGCTGCTCTTCAGATGTTTCTCCGGGAATCACATCTTCTGCAGTCGTTTTCAACAAACGGTGGAGCTTTTCATAGCAGGACTCCACGTTAGCGGCCTGTTTCCGTGACTCCTCAGACTGGATAACCAGCATCTGTGTTCTGTCGGCGTAGTAACGGGATGACCggagatgaggatggaggatCCGCGGCACCAGAGGCAGGAGAGACTGGAGGGGTACTTTCAATGTGGCTTTTGAGTTTACCCTATTGGGGAAATGCGATGAGATGTTAGTCTACTACTGAGGTGTACGTTCCGAGTGCTCTGACATGGTCTTAGCCAGTCAAATCAGGCTTGATCATTCAATGATCTTAGTGCAGGATAAAACTACAGGGCAGAGGAACGGACTTGTTGACATTTTGACCGCCAGGACCCCCGGACCGGCTAAAGGAAATCTCGCAGATGTCACGAGGGATAGTGACTGTCTTTGAATTGAACTTGTTAAGCCACTCCCGGGCTGCGGTGAGGTCCTTTTCGTCTGGCTCGGCGGTGGTATGGTTGGTATCGCGTGCGTTGTTGGCGGCTGCTCGTCTAGAAGCAAAGGTTCTTGTTATGGTGGGACCGGCGGGGGCTTTGCTGAAAAATTGGAGGAGTCGGGCTCTCATATCTCGTGACAGTTTGAAATTTTTTCCCcccctctttttttctttgaccGAGGGTTCTAGTCTTTGACCGATTGGTAAGGTAGGCACGGTGTGCAGTGTAATTCAGTAGTTGCACTTGTGTAGTAGTAGATTAAGGTAAAGCAAAGTAGACTAGAAAGACATCGAATAGAAGGCGGAGAGTGAAACCATTGGCAGCTCTTGAAATCAAATGACCTCTGGAGACAAATCGATCCTCGGCCAGGGGTATGAAAGTCGCCTGTAGAGGACTCACCTAATCCCGAGGAATCTTTAAAAATAGACTATTGTCGGGATAGGTTGAACGGAGTCCACGACGAGAAAAAAGCACGCACAAGTCTGTGTGTTTCTTAACCACTACCACGGCTTTGGTCTAGAAACTCCGGTAAGAATGTCACATTTGGTactttgaagccatcgaaaCAATGTTTCCCTTCCTAACCATCCAGGAAGGGAGAACCCAGGAGAGGAGCGGGAATACTCCGTGATGGATGGTTCTGGACCTTTGGACAGTACGGAATGACAGGTTTTAGTTACAAGGGTAGGACATGGCACTAGGTAGTTGGGCTAGATGGGGGACCTTAAGAACCTTATGGATAGCTCCCTGTTTCAGCAATAATGCTTccaatacggagtagatccAGATGGTTCTTGGTTTAACACTAGAATTAAGGACCCCTCCAGTCAGAGCTTAGCAAGAGAGTCTGAGCATCCCACATTGGCTCTCAGCAATCATGCACACTCGGTAGGTGATGGACTAGGCTACGAACTATCAAGATTCACAGAAGGTAGTTCCTGCTATTCCTCTTTGATGATGGGGACCAGGGTAATATATTGGTAGAAACTCCAAACCACGAGACTTTTCCTTCATAATTTTTGTACTCGCTTTTCTTACCGAGAATTTCCTCTCCTTACTGCGTAGTACTGTTGTCTCCAGGTGTTGGAGTAGACGGCTCGTTGAAGTCCGACCAACTGTGCTGCTGGTGATCAAGTCATCCATTTCAAAAAATCCCTGTTATCACCTCATTTGCTTCCGTCATCCCCAACTTCTCCGTCAAGCGGAATCAACCCACAACTCATCTCCATCCTTAAttcatttcctcctcaaTATCACACACAcattttctctctctccacaatctcttcatctgctgcaaGAAAGGCCTCCATGTGTGCTCTCTCCAACTGAGTTTGGAccctcttgttcttctcctcttcacGCTTCCGCCTTACCGCCCTGGGatcagaagagaaaaaaaaagagagaaaaaaacAGAAAGAAGGGCCCAGTGCTTTTTGCGACGATAGCCCCACTCGAGCTAATTTGGCTGCGAAATCTTCCCCCTCTCATCACTTTTTGGCCCCGTCGCAGTCTCTTGCGGTATTTGTAGATGAAAGTGATCCACCCTGCCTGCTGTCTACATGACGCCGGGTTCTCCAGATGAAGCTCTTCACTTTCGAGGCAAAACTCTGACTCCAGAGAGCCCTCGTCCGCTACACGTCGCGGAACCGACCAAGATCCCTGTGCTGCAGAACCAAATGGACCCGGTGTTCAATGATACGTCGACTTATTTTGACACGCCCTTGTCAGACCTTGAAAATGGTTCCCAGATGCACCATCAAAATGGACACTATGCAGAATCGGAGAACGTGACGAGGTATCAGGCGctggatcatcatcactaTCAAGAATACCATCAACCACCACCGTCGTCGACACAAACACAAGGTAGCTTTCACACTGGTTCTTTGCAGGCGGATGATCAATCAGTGGACAAGAAAAATGAGACTTCACTTTCTGCGGGGACAGCAACTGCTAAGCCTTCCCTTCCATCAAATCAATCCGCAGTAGCAGACGAGGATTCCTCTACTGCGCCGGCCATAGCAGCAAACTCATCTCTAACTGTTCTTCCTTCGTCAGATCCTGCTGCCCCTCTAGCTCACCCTAACCCCGATGTCCCTCCCTCTGCCTCCTCTCAGGCTGCCCAGATCCTGCCCGTCGCGAACGAGGTAAATCACGCCGTGGCCAGCTGGGCTGCGCAGTCGGCACCGCATGATCGCTTAGATTACCAAGCCAAACCCGAAGATAATACTGGTGAGGGTGGTGTGGACTTCCAAAACCTCCTCGataatcttcctcctccctctaCCGCCGCTCCGTCTCCTCCCCTACCCTCAGAGACTGCCCCTTCGTCTGCGGACGACGTCTCTGAAGCTCCTCAAGGCCTCCCCCCTCGTCCCCCGCCCCAGGAGAAGCCCTCTATCCATCCTAATTACCATCCCACCGATGATATCCGCTCGTATCATCAACTCCACCCTCACCCTGCCAGCACTTCCACTACCTACCCTTCCCAGCAAAGTAATTATCAGTCCAACCTAGGACTTCCTTCCTTGGCCGCTTCCGGCGCTCCTGGAACCGCCTCGGGTGCCAGCTCGTTGCCTCCACCACCTGGTCCCAGCTTCCAGCAACCGGCCCCCTCAACCGCCGAATCGTCTCAGGAGCCCCCCGCAACGGCAGCTTCTCCGAATGGTCGCATCGAGAAGCCGGTCGGCCGTGTCGTCAAACCCGGAGACGAAGATGTTCCGTGGGGCCCAGACGTACAGAAGAAATATGACCAATTTCTACATGATGAGAGAGTGTACGTAACTGAGGGACTTTGGGATCGCTTCCCAGCGGGGTCCCGGTTGTTCGTGGGTTAGTATTCTGCCACTTCTATTGGAGCCTTTGGTGTTTGATCTTATCTAATCCTTGCTGGCAATCCAGGTAATCTACCGACGGAGAGGGTCACAAAACGGGATTTGTTTCATATCTTTCACCAATACGGCAAACTGGCCCAGATATCGATTAAGCAAGCCTACGGTTTTATCCAATTCGTCGACGCCTCCGCCTGCAAGCATGCGCTCGATTGTGAGCAAGGAGCTGTGGTAAGGGGTAGGAAAATTCGTAAGTTGGCACTGCGGTCCCTGCGAATATTCGGGCCTGGGTTGACTCTGCCTTACGCAGACCTTGAGATTTCAAAACCACAGAGGAATACTCGGGCAGGACCACCGCCACCTGAACCATCTCGTGGTGCTCCACCCCGGCGGTCCAGGTCCCCGGAATACAGCAGAGGCGGACCTCCCAGCAGCCGTAATACGAGGGCTTCGGGAGATCGCTATGATCGACCTTACGAGTCAGGTAGAGTCCCATTTAGTGACTTTAGAGATGAGCCGAACCACCGCAGACGCGACGATTATCGACCCCCTCCACGATCGCCATCTCCACGTCCGttccgaggaagagatgggTACAGATCTCGGGATAGAACTCCTGAACGGTACGATCGTCGTGAGAGACGCCGTTCTCGGTCACCATATGGAAGAGACAGACGGTATCGGACTCCTAGCCCCAGGGGCCGCAGCGCATACGACAGTGATTCGGACTTGCCAGTGCCCAGGAGAGCCCCGCGAGACGTCCCGGAAGTGCAGATTTTggttcttgaagaagttgaccGGTAGGTTATATCGTGTAGCTGAAACCTTCCTCGATGGTGCAATTCTGATGTTTCTTTTCAGTAACTTCATCTTCCATGTGGAGAATGCCTTCCGCAATCGAGGCCTTCGGGTGGATGTCCTGGTGTTGGGTCCTCGCATACCACTGAACGCGGCAGTTCAGCGGCAGATCAAAGAAGGGGTTCTCGCTGTTGTGAGACTGTCTCGTCCGAACCAATTCTCGAGGAAGATTCCTTTGCAGGTCTTTGACCGCAGTGGTGGGCCAGACAATGTTCGCTTCAATGGTCAGTAGCCTTGTTTCCTTGTTTCCAGTCATCTCTGTGCACGCAACTTCTTATGCTTATGGATTTTGTACAGAATATCCAGAAGTCGAGCCCAACATCGCCGCCGAGATCATATTTCATGCCCAAGCCATGCAGCGCGGTGCTACTTCACTTCCTTTCCAACCCAATCCAGCATTTGCAATGCCGTCACTTCCCACCGCGCCCATTCCTCAAGCACCATTGCCGGCGGTTCCTGCGTCTTCCAATGTCGCTAATGTGATTTCGTCTCTTGATGGGCCTACCCTTCAGTCTCTCTTGAGTGCACTGCAGCAGCGACAGCAACAACCCGTTCCCGCTGCACAGCCCTTTACAGCTGGCAACATGCCTCATACCACTGCAGATCTCGCAAGCCTTTTGAGCGGAGCAACGCGGCCACCTATTCCTACGAACCCTCAACAACACCTGCCTCCGCAGTACTCGGTACCAGTCACCAATGCTCCGGTAGTTCCGGATCCTAATTTGATCTCTTTGCTTACCAAGGGCCTGGGTGGACAACAgcaaccacagcagcagaacCTGGCGACTGTGAATCCTCACGTTCAAAACATTATGAATCAGTTAAGCAAGTGGAAACAATGATCCACCATAATTCCTTTAGATGTGCATCTCCACCTTTCTATCTTTTCTCTTCGTTTGCTTGTGTTCTGAAATTTCGGAATACCTGGAGCTTGGCGTTTCGTTTACGAATATCCGTTGAATTGATTAGTCATGGGATGAACTGGCCTTGTCCACGGTTTTTATGGCTGGTTGTTGGCTTTGATGCTACTtttctgttttctttttttaaGACATTGCGACAGGAGTGCAGGGTTATTCTTTCGAGGCATTCAAAGGTTAGATATGGCAGGAAATGACTTCTGCGTCTGGGTTGTCACGACATCTTTATGGATTACCTCTTACTCTAATCTCACTGCATTGAGCGAACCCACCGCTCGAGTAGGCAATGGGACGATATTGACCTTCGGCTGCTGCGCATAACTGGGTAGAAACAGATATTGTACAAGATCTCATTCAACAGTCGTTATGAGAGGCGATATAATGTGATATAGTACACTCATAATAAGtagtctctttttcttcttctcttttccttttttcaTCTCAGCGATAGCACACGCCTCACCTCGGCGTCCACCCTTGTGCCTTGAGATCCGCAACCTTGGCcgcatcttccttcttgatgcGCTCGATTGTCTTGTCTCGGTTATACTCCATTACCCGCTTCTCTTTGAAGTATTTGACCTATGAAGAACAAGGATTAGAAAGCTATCTCCCGCTGTTCAAGCCTGGGAGGAGATACATACCCAAGCTTTCGCACACGACCCCTCAAACTGCGCCAGTTCCTTCCCGCATTGACGCCGCGCCTTATTATCTTCTTTGATCGAGTCGATGATGTTGCTTTTGTCCAGACAGGAGAAGAACAGATCCCGGCCTTCCCAGCACTTTTCGCGAGAGCTCCGGTCGGGGGCTATGCGGCCGCCGTCGGAGGCTTTGGTGGAGTCGTCGGAGGACCAAGGGAGCCAGCCCATTTTGATCAAGGTATAATAGATGAGATTTGAATGGGAATATGGATACAGCGGAAGAATAGTGAGAAGTAGAATCGTCGCGAATGTGATCTGAAGGTAGGAAATGGATGTCTTCAATTCCACTGGGGATTCCGCACTGGTGGCTCCGCGTGGCTTGTTGGTTGTGGCGCTAACATTTGCTGGGACAGCTTCAAGTTGTCTTCTGactctcatcatcatttgaCTCGACTTTGGGAATCCAACAGCCCAAGTCACAAGAATAATGCTTGCTACTGCCTATGAAATACATAGGTGAACCTGCATCTACTGGAATACTTCGCTTGCACTTCCAAAAGTCTGTTTCCAGACTGTTCAGCCCGCTCGCTTGTTCTCAAAGAATATTTGGATCACCACCAGGGTCGACACATTATCGATAGTTCATGCCCCCGCGCCGACGGGCTCCTGCGGGGTCCCGAACAGATCTTCCGCCACTGAAGATTGTTCGAAAGATCATTCTCCTGCAAACTGCCTACTATGTCTCCGCTACAGCCTTGATCCTGTTCACGACTTTGGTTTACGGGACGGGGTTCTCGCTCGATTTCGTTTTCAGCTGGGATGCCTTAAGGGGGGACACAACAATAGGGTGGATGCTGGGGCTAGTATGGATGTTAAACAGTTTACTCGGGTATTGTATACGCCTTTCGCTCCTACAAATGCTTGGTTCGCTGACCAAATATGATTGACAGCGTGATCTTCCTACTGCTCCTCGTGTCCCGCTCAAAGCTCATCCCCGACTTCGCTATAACAATTcacttcctccatctcatcGCGACATCGTTCTACACCCGCTCAATACCCCGCAACTTGCTTTGGTGGTGTCTCCAATGTGCCAGCGCAGCTCTGATGACCTTTCTGGGTATCTGGGCCTGCCAGTGGCGTGAACTCAGACCTATCACGTTTGGAATAGCAGGCGGTAGAGGCACGGCACAATCGTCTTCTAGTGCATCCCAACCACAGACTGACGATGTTGAAAACGAACCGTTCTTGCCATCACGCGGACGCGGCCGAGGGCGACATCTGGGTGAGGGGAGTGGCGAGTACGAACTGACGGAGATGAAAGGTGAGCAGGCTGTATAATGCTCTTGTGGACTTGGACGACACTTTCGCCCCAAACGCTTCGTTTTATCCTTCATTTTTGGTGATCCGGATACGGCACTACGTTGCATCGTTACCACTATTATTGTGTATACCCTAGCTGGTTGGATTTGTATAGATGGCGTTGAAGTGGACGGTGCATTCCCATGCAATTCTTGCGGAAGAGGATACATTGCAGGAGACTGTAGCACCATCATGATATGTGCAGGCACATTTTGATTACGTTCTAATAAGATTGACTCTCTGGCCGTTCTTAGCGGGGATTTGGACTTGACCGGAGGCCAGGCAGTAGTGCAATGAACAGCATTACCAATCAGTTGTGTCTCGATTTCTCCACGAATCTTTCGGTTGGATAATAGTCGGCTGGAGATACGTACAGCTTCTTTGCGACAAATCATGAAGCTCTGCGCCTTCTACACGACAAGCAATTAGGCAACCTAAGTCAAGCGGGGTTTTCGGAGTTGAGCCGCGAAGTCCGGTTCAAGTTATGATTCGCTTTGTATAGATAAAGGATTGGCGATATATTGGTAGAGTTGTCTCAGCAAGATATATGTATATGAGGGGTTACCTAACACATTAGTTATTTTCGAGTATAAAAGCTACATAGCCGTGCTCATTGCTAAAATCCGATCTCTGTCTACTTTTTTACGTATCATCCAAGATGTCGACCACGACGATTACTGAATCTGCGAAGCAGACACTTGTCGTCACCCCAGATAAAATCACTCCTGCCGCGGCAGACGAGAAGTTCCAGGCCATCGCACGCGGCAATCGCGAAGGCACTCTCAAGCTCCAGGGCATCCCAACCTTCTCCGACCCCTACGAGCAGCGCAAATGGATGAAAGAACATATGGCGGCTGCGTTCCGCTTCTTCGGGAAGCAGGGCTATGGAGAGGGAGTGTCTGGTCATATCTCGATGAGAGGTAAGGAAAGTCTATACACAGACATGAGTCCACATTACTGACATCTCCGCAGACCCCGTTCTCAAAGACCATTTCTGGATGAACCCGTTCGCGAAGCATTTCTCGACCATCAAGGCTTCTGACCTGGTTCTGGTCGATAGCGAGGGCTACGTGACAGAGGGAGGGGCACAGCTTCCCATCAACGAGGCGGGGTTCATGATTCATTCTGAGATTCATAAGGCCCGTCCAGATGTGGTGGCTGCGGCGCATACGCATTCGATTCATGGAAAGACGTGGAGTGCGTTTGGGCGACCGGTTGAAATGCTTACTCAGGGTTTGTGTTATAGATATACCATGAAAGGTTGTGGTTGGAGAACGCTGACTCTTCCGGTAGACGCCTGTAACTTCTACGGAAAGCTGAGCGTATATGATGATCATGGTGGGATTGCACTAGCCCGGGAAGAGGGTGAGCAGATTGCAAAGGCTCTAGGCGAGAAGAATATCGCCTGTATTCTGCAGAACCATGGGTATGGGAATCTTCTTGTAACGCACCGCGCTTCAGCAAGAGCTGACTGTCTTTTAGTCTGCTGACGGTTGGCCACACCGTCGATGAAGCGGCGTTCCTGTTCTTCAGTTTGGATAATGCGTGTCGTTCGCAGTTGATGGCTGATGCCGCGGCTGCGAATGGAGTTCCTAAAAAGATTATCAACCATGAAGTGGCGCAGTATACAGCCGACGCCGTCCAGAACCCTGTATGTTTTCCCTGTTGATATCCAGGGTGCAAACTAACATGCCGCAGCATAACTTTTATACCGAGTTTCAGCCTGAGTTTGAGTTGATTGTGGAGGAGACCAATGGTCGTGTTCTTCAGTAATAGAGACGTGGCCCAATTCTTGCAAGGAGTCAGTTAGTCATCAATGTAGCAATCGTACCCTAGTATCAGGGTCTTGTCATAAGGTTCCCTTAATTTAAAAGTCGTCTACTATGGGGGTTGAGGTACTGTATCTTCTAGATGCCTTCACAAAGCCTTagggaaaggaaaatgcGAATGACTAACATACTCACGTGACTGACACATGGCTTCTGAGCACCAATGGCATCAGAAGTAATCAACAATTCAACTCGAGTGAAATAATTGATACTCGGCGCTTTTATTGCTCTTCTAGCATAATTCAGAAAGTTCTGAGATGCTTTCTCTAGGATGACCATGTTTGAACTTTCAGTGGCGGCATCAATTGAACAACACCTTTAGCAATTATCCATCCACCTCCTATCTGTCATTTCAACTCATTTCCTTGTTTGATACCCATTCTCCCAATTAGAAGTAATTCGGCTGCATATTCTGTGCACAAAATGGCAGACAGCGAACCTTCATACATAGATTATGAGGCCTTTTTGGACCCCGACTTCTCATCGGCATCATTTGCCAATTCCTTGGTCCTGGCAACCAACAATGCCACAGACACACCGTTGGACCTTTCCACGCCACTGTCACGGGTGCTATTTGACCTTCAAGAAATTGATACTCATATACACAATCTGACGAGCAAGTCAGCTATCCCTCTGCTTACGCACACGCGAGATCAGACCGTTGCTGCAGAGCGGATTCTCAAGGAGACGGAGGAGCAATTATCCTCTGTGACCAAAGGCTATGAACGCCTGGAGCAAGAAGTTTTACGAAAATGGGAGGCCGCAGATGAGGCTAGAGTGGCTGCAGAAAAGTCGTTGGCAACCGTGCGATTAGCGAGAGCGGTCGCGCGTTGTCTGGCTCTCGGCAGGCAGTTGGAGGGTCAGCTTTCTGAGGTAACTGGTCGAGGTGGCCCCGCGGCGACTGCAGGAGCACAAGAtcgctcttctgccaacCCTGGCAGAGAGGACTACCGGGCGCTGGAGCGAGCCGCATCTACCATTGTGAGTTTGCGACGGATGTTATCCGCTACAGCCGTGGGCGAGGAAGGCTACGGATTGGAACGTGTCAACGTCATCCGGACTTTGAGAGGTGAGCTGGTGATTCCGGCTGAGAATATGGTCAAGGCGCGCGCGCAACAGACTATCAATCGCTTCTCCATGTCGTCCATCGCGGCTGGCTCGCATTCTCAAACGGGGTACCGTCAAGCCCGGGACGCACGAGCCAGGCTGATTTCTGCCGTTACTGTCTTGTATATTCTATCTCCAGTCCCGAAGACGTTGACATCGCCAGTCAGTTTTCAGCCAGAGCTTCTACTTTCCGCATTACAAGGCTACATGCACACGGCCATCGCGGCGTCCGTCAACGCTCTTTCCCGATCACTATCCATGCTTCCGAGTCTGGAGCGGACGCTGTCTGAACTCTCGGGACGATGTCAGGATATTTTTGTACTAGAGGCAATCCTCAGCGGCCTTCGTCCGCCAACGCACCCACTTTTACCCGCTTCGGCTGCTAGCACAGGCGACAGCAATGGTACAGAGGTTCGAGCACAAGAAGTGGCCTTCAAGAACAACCTTCTCCAGCCACTGCTGAACGTTTTGGATACAACATCTCTCCCTTCGTACTTCTGGCGATCGTTGGCTTCGTCGTTGGCGCCGCGGGTTCAGGAAATCGTCAGTCGTGGCGGTGTTTCAGCTCGGACGCTCCGGTCAAATCGGGATAGACTCAGGAAGGATATTAGAGAATGTGTCCTGCGGGGCTCACAGCTCCCAGTCTCGACATTGGTGACAGATAAGCGGACAGGAACTGAGGCTGGGAACTGGGAGAGAGAAGCAGCGGTGATGGTCGGGTCTGTGGTGGGCGCTTTGGAGAGGTAGGCACGATCTACAGAGATTACATGGAAGCCATTGATATCATCCTTGTAAACTCAGCTTTGTCATTGCTAGCGCTCTTCAAATGGCCCCTCGGTTATGTAATAAGCGACGCCAAGCACCCCCAACGAGTCCTGCTGCTTTCAGGTACGTTGGGTACGCTCAAGCACAAGAGGCAGCAACTACGCCATTTATCAAAGAGCAACGTGATGGTGAAAGCTAGTACTAGCGGCTATACCATCGGTCCCTAACAGACCTAAGCTCTCAATCCCGCCAATAGTCGTTGTTGCTCAACCAACACTATAGCTATGAAAGGAAATTTTCAATATGAGGCTATAAAACTATAAAAGGCTCAAGCAATTTAGCTTGAGAAATGCTATACTATCGTTTTCTTCATATATCTGACAGTAACCTCCCCGGCCACATCCCATTTTCCTCGTACCACACTATTGATGAGGAGCTCTCAACACTTCAGCCTGGCATACTGCCTTCATCAACTCGACAAACGTTAACTACATCACATACTAATCCGCCAACTCTGCTCCCTGCGAGCAAGCACTCTATACCAGAAACGCCTGTAGCAAACGGCATGACAGAGAACGACTTCCAGATGAGGTACACAGTACACCGAGTAGTGTGGGGTTGTTACATCTTGACGGAGGATGGTTGGTGCAGCTAACGCGAGTTCTTCGGAGGGTGTTGCTACTGGTTGGGAGTGGCGGTTGAGGGAACTGTGTGGCCTATTACTGGAGCTAGCCATGGTGTTGTAACTTGTAGGTAGACTCCTGTCTTGCGCTGGACCAAAGCTGATTGTGGGATGTGCTTTAATAGGATAACATGCGTATTGGACCTCAGATGTTCAGTCCGGAAAAGGACCAGAAGTGATTTTTGCCGGAGGGGTAAGATGCAGTTAATGGCTTTCTACCTGCAGGAATCGGGTGTTCGAGATATCCACGTTGATTGATCGATTATTAACCGATTACTTCTAGCCAGCTACGTTGGAGTAACAAGGTTTAAGCAGGTACCTGTTGGTAGGTACTATCCTCCAATGTCTATATCTACAGCTATCGAACGGTACCCCGCTTCTGAAGTAGCACAATGTGCCCCGTGCAGAAACTCAACAGCTCTAAAAATTAATACATGCTTTATTATTTGCGGTCTTGGTTGTTCTTATCACTCCCAGTACTGACGATATTACCCTCGTGTGGATGCGCCGTGAAAATCCAGGAATCAGGATGAGGGGTAAGACCAGGTCACCGAAAACCCCGCCCTCCTGGCAAAGGCACAAGCCAACCAGCTGAGGTCATATCATCACTGATAGCCCCAGAGTCCAGTTTGCCTTCCTCCAACCACACCGTCCAACGAACAGACAGAAAGCATGCG contains the following coding sequences:
- a CDS encoding putative Golgi transport complex component Cog5 codes for the protein MADSEPSYIDYEAFLDPDFSSASFANSLVLATNNATDTPLDLSTPLSRVLFDLQEIDTHIHNLTSKSAIPLLTHTRDQTVAAERILKETEEQLSSVTKGYERLEQEVLRKWEAADEARVAAEKSLATVRLARAVARCLALGRQLEGQLSEVTGRGGPAATAGAQDRSSANPGREDYRALERAASTIVSLRRMLSATAVGEEGYGLERVNVIRTLRGELVIPAENMVKARAQQTINRFSMSSIAAGSHSQTGYRQARDARARLISAVTVLYILSPVPKTLTSPVSFQPELLLSALQGYMHTAIAASVNALSRSLSMLPSLERTLSELSGRCQDIFVLEAILSGLRPPTHPLLPASAASTGDSNGTEVRAQEVAFKNNLLQPLLNVLDTTSLPSYFWRSLASSLAPRVQEIVSRGGVSARTLRSNRDRLRKDIRECVLRGSQLPVSTLVTDKRTGTEAGNWEREAAVMVGSVVGALER
- a CDS encoding class II aldolase/adducin domain protein, with the protein product MSTTTITESAKQTLVVTPDKITPAAADEKFQAIARGNREGTLKLQGIPTFSDPYEQRKWMKEHMAAAFRFFGKQGYGEGVSGHISMRDPVLKDHFWMNPFAKHFSTIKASDLVLVDSEGYVTEGGAQLPINEAGFMIHSEIHKARPDVVAAAHTHSIHGKTWSAFGRPVEMLTQDACNFYGKLSVYDDHGGIALAREEGEQIAKALGEKNIACILQNHGLLTVGHTVDEAAFLFFSLDNACRSQLMADAAAANGVPKKIINHEVAQYTADAVQNPHNFYTEFQPEFELIVEETNGRVLQ